The nucleotide window TCACCCCTCCCCGGGAGGATCCCCGGGATGTCCTGATTTCGCGGAATGGCCTGAAGATGGAGGCCATGCCGTCGGGATCACGTATCGGGACAGGTTCGTTGCGCCGCCGTATCCAGATGTTGAACGCCATGGGCCATCTTGAACTGGTGCCGATCCGGGGCAATCTGGATACGAGGCTCAGAAAGGTGTCCGAGGGTCTGCTGGACGGTGTGATCGTCGCGGCGGCGGGCATGAAGCGGATGGGATGGGAGGACCGGATTTCCCAGTTCCTTTCCCCCGGGACAATGCTCCCCGCCGCATGCCAGGGCATTTTGGGGATCGAAACACGACAGGGCGACCCCCTGCGTGACGATCTTGCCTTTCTTCACGACTCCGAAACATGGACGGACATGTCGGGAGAGAGGGCGTTTCTGACCAGGCTGGGCGGGGGATGCCAGTCACCGGTCGCCGCTTTCGGGGAAAAAGAGGGGGATGCGTACCGTATCACCGGGCTGGTGGCTTCACTGGACGGCAAAAGGGTTGTGCGGAAAGGATTATCCGGCCCAGCCGGGCAAGCGGCGGAACTGGGGGACAGGCTTGCCGGGGAAATTCTTGAGAAA belongs to Deltaproteobacteria bacterium and includes:
- the hemC gene encoding hydroxymethylbilane synthase → MRNTIRIGTRGSRLALTQSGWVADRIRDQYPGTLVELRVIKTRGDVIQDVALAKIGGKGLFVKEIEEALLKGDVDLAVHSMKDVPVELPEGLEISLTPPREDPRDVLISRNGLKMEAMPSGSRIGTGSLRRRIQMLNAMGHLELVPIRGNLDTRLRKVSEGLLDGVIVAAAGMKRMGWEDRISQFLSPGTMLPAACQGILGIETRQGDPLRDDLAFLHDSETWTDMSGERAFLTRLGGGCQSPVAAFGEKEGDAYRITGLVASLDGKRVVRKGLSGPAGQAAELGDRLAGEILEKGGREILAAIYASTP